Below is a window of Defluviimonas sp. SAOS-178_SWC DNA.
AAGAATTCTCCGGGCCACATGCCCGGTGAATGGCGGGGCGGAAACGCCCCGTCCTGTCCGAGACGGAGGGTGGGGGAAGCTCCATAATTCCTTCCTGAGATGGGAAACGAGACAGCATTTCCGGGGCCTTGCGCACCGGGCGATCCTGGCCTCGGGACCATCACGGACCCGAACGGCCCTGAAACGATCCGGGGCCAGATGAGAGCCGGGGGGAAACCCCCATACTTGGAGTGAAACCGTGGATAGAGCCCAGAAAGAGAAAATGGTCGAGGAACTCGGCCAGATCTTCGAAAGCTCTGGCGTCGTGGTGGTTGCCCACTACGAAGGCATGACGGTTGCTCAGATGCAGGACCTGCGCGCGGAAATGCGTGCCGCGGGTGGGTCCGTCCGCGTCGCCAAGAACAAGCTCGCCAAGATCGCCCTGGACGGCAAGCCCTGCGCAAGCATCGGCGACCTGCTCACGGGCATGACCGTGCTGGCCTTTTCCGAAGACCCTGTCGCAGCTGCGAAGGTCGCGGATAAGTACGCCAAGGCTAACGACAAGTTCGTTATCCTCGGCGGTGCGATGGGCAGCACGGCTCTGGACACGGCCGGTGTGAAAGCCGTTGCCTCGATGCCGTCGCGGGAGGAGCTCATCGCTTCGATCGTGTCTTGCATCGGTGCACCTGCGTCGAACATCGCCGGGGCCATTGGCGCGCCTGCTTCGAACATCGCGGGCATCCTGTCGACCTTGGAAGAGCGGCAGGCCGCGTGAGCAACTTCGTGTCCTCAAAGGGCAAAGCCCGACGTTGGAACACAAACTTAGGAACGGAACAGAGAAATGGCTGATCTGAAGAAACTCGCCGAAGAAATCGTGGGCCTGACGCTTCTCGAAGCGCAGGAACTCAAGACCATCCTGAAGGACGAATACGGCATCGAGCCGGCTGCCGGTGGCGCCGTCATGGTTGCCGGCCCGGCTGCCGGCCCTGCCGAAGCCGCGGAAGAGAAGACCGAATTCGACGTCGTCCTGACCGACGCCGGCGCGCAGAAGATCAACGTGATCAAGGAAGTGCGCGCGATCACCGGTCTCGGCCTGAAGGAAGCCAAGGACCTCGTCGAGGCCGGCGGCAAGGTCAAGGAAGGCGCGGCGAAGGCCGAAGCCGAAGAGATCAAGAAGAAGCTCGAAGAGGCTGGCGCCAAGGTCGAGCTCAAGTAATAGGGCGGGGTGCGCGAGCACTCCATCCGCTGAATTTGGCTGGGTCCGGGTCAATCCCGGGCCCAGCCGAACCTGTC
It encodes the following:
- the rplL gene encoding 50S ribosomal protein L7/L12, producing the protein MADLKKLAEEIVGLTLLEAQELKTILKDEYGIEPAAGGAVMVAGPAAGPAEAAEEKTEFDVVLTDAGAQKINVIKEVRAITGLGLKEAKDLVEAGGKVKEGAAKAEAEEIKKKLEEAGAKVELK
- the rplJ gene encoding 50S ribosomal protein L10, with product MDRAQKEKMVEELGQIFESSGVVVVAHYEGMTVAQMQDLRAEMRAAGGSVRVAKNKLAKIALDGKPCASIGDLLTGMTVLAFSEDPVAAAKVADKYAKANDKFVILGGAMGSTALDTAGVKAVASMPSREELIASIVSCIGAPASNIAGAIGAPASNIAGILSTLEERQAA